A genomic window from Elaeis guineensis isolate ETL-2024a chromosome 3, EG11, whole genome shotgun sequence includes:
- the LOC105042253 gene encoding protein NUCLEAR FUSION DEFECTIVE 4 isoform X2: MKLALIRGFLGLSGAILIQLYQTVYNGNSSYFLLMLAVLPTFLPLVLMYFVKVHPSDGGDNKQLLDGFSLIALIIAGYIMALIIWENVGTMGSPAHILTFLVLVVLLSSPITIVVRGHMRDTRVQYETSSPERTPLTNAVGPSEVTEQRKSDASLAGKSCLKSDSSAYWHEAPDRDAQMPQMGENLSILQAMQTCDFWLLFLAMACGMGSGLATVNNISQIGSSLGYRSVETSTLISLWSIWNFLGRFGTGYISDYFLRIQGCSRPIFMAITLATMSIGHAIISSGLPGALYVGSVLVGVCYGSQWSLMPTITSEIFGLRHFGTIFNAISIASPLGSYILSVRVVGYIYDMEASTSDTSTCTGIHCFMLSFLIMASVSLFGSIVALALFIRTRIFYKQVIFARLQHSVIM; encoded by the exons ATGAAGCTAGCTCTAATCCGA GGCTTTCTTGGTCTCAGTGGGGCAATACTAATCCAGTTATATCAAACGGTTTACAAcggaaattcaagttattttctTTTAATGCTAGCAGTCTTGCCCACTTTTCTCCCACTTGTCCTCATGTATTTTGTGAAAGTTCATCCCTCAGATGGAGGAGATAACAAGCAACTCTTGGATGGTTTTTCTCTCATTGCCCTTATCATTGCTGGTTATATTATGGCTCTTATCATATGGGAGAATGTAGGGACTATGGGATCACCAGCCCACATTTTGACTTTTCTAGTACTCGTCGTGTTACTTTCCTCCCCGATAACTATTGTAGTTAGAGGTCATATGAGGGACACTAGGGTTCAGTATGAAACCTCAAGTCCTGAAAGGACCCCATTGACAAATGCTGTTGGTCCATCTGAAGTTACCGAGCAAAGAAAAAGTGATGCATCATTGGCTGGGAAGTCTTGCTTGAAGAGTGATAGTAGTGCATATTGGCATGAGGCCCCTGACCGAGATGCGCAAATGCCCCAAATGGGAGAGAACTTGAGTATTTTGCAGGCCATGCAGACATGTGACTTTTGGCTGTTGTTTCTAGCTATGGCATGTGGTATGGGTTCAGGATTAGCCACAGTAAATAATATCAGTCAAATAGGAAGTTCATTGGGCTACAGAAGTGTGGAAACAAGTACCTTAATTTCTCTATGGAGTATATGGAATTTTCTTGGTCGTTTTGGCACAGGATACATTTCTGATTACTTCCTCCGCATACAAGGCTGTTCTAGGCCTATATTCATGGCTATAACACTTGCAACCATGAGCATTGGTCATGCCATAATATCTTCTGGCCTTCCTGGTGCTCTGTATGTTGGTTCTGTATTGGTTGGTGTGTGTTATGGTTCTCAGTGGTCACTAATGCCCACCATCACTTCAGAAATATTTGGTCTAAGGCATTTTGGCACCATATTTAATGCCATTTCCATTGCAAGCCCTTTAGGATCTTATATCCTCTCTGTAAGGGTTGTGGGATATATATACGACATGGAGGCATCTACATCTGACACGAGTACTTGCACAGGTATCCACTGCTTCATGCTATCTTTCCTCATTATGGCATCTGTGAGTCTTTTTGGGTCTATTGTTGCCTTGGCACTGTTCATTCGTACAAGAATATTCTATAAGCAGGTCATATTTGCAAGACTTCAACATTCAGTTATTATGTGA
- the LOC105042253 gene encoding protein NUCLEAR FUSION DEFECTIVE 4 isoform X1: MSSNWAATVASLWIQCTSGSAYCFGIYSPLLKSSQSYDQSTLDTVAFFKDLGANAGVLSGLLYSSSGPRLVLAAGAAQCFVGYFLMWLAVTGALPRPPVPLMCLFMLLAAHAQTFFNTADVVTAVHNFPSYRGTVVGIMKGFLGLSGAILIQLYQTVYNGNSSYFLLMLAVLPTFLPLVLMYFVKVHPSDGGDNKQLLDGFSLIALIIAGYIMALIIWENVGTMGSPAHILTFLVLVVLLSSPITIVVRGHMRDTRVQYETSSPERTPLTNAVGPSEVTEQRKSDASLAGKSCLKSDSSAYWHEAPDRDAQMPQMGENLSILQAMQTCDFWLLFLAMACGMGSGLATVNNISQIGSSLGYRSVETSTLISLWSIWNFLGRFGTGYISDYFLRIQGCSRPIFMAITLATMSIGHAIISSGLPGALYVGSVLVGVCYGSQWSLMPTITSEIFGLRHFGTIFNAISIASPLGSYILSVRVVGYIYDMEASTSDTSTCTGIHCFMLSFLIMASVSLFGSIVALALFIRTRIFYKQVIFARLQHSVIM, encoded by the exons ATGAGCAGCAACTGGGCCGCTACGGTGGCGAGCCTGTGGATCCAATGCACGAGCGGCTCCGCCTACTGCTTCGGCATCTACTCCCCGCTCCTCAAGTCCTCCCAGTCCTACGACCAGTCTACCCTCGACACTGTCGCCTTCTTCAAGGACCTCGGCGCCAACGCCGGCGTCCTCTCCGGCCTCCTCTACTCCTCCTCCGGCCCAAGGCTCGTCCTCGCCGCCGGCGCCGCGCAGTGCTTCGTCGGCTACTTCCTCATGTGGCTCGCTGTCACCGGAGCCCTCCCCCGCCCTCCCGTCCCCCTCATGTGCCTCTTCATGCTCCTTGCTGCCCACGCCCAGACCTTCTTCAACACCGCCGACGTCGTCACCGCCGTCCACAACTTCCCTTCCTACCGAGGCACCGTCGTGGGCATCATGAAG GGCTTTCTTGGTCTCAGTGGGGCAATACTAATCCAGTTATATCAAACGGTTTACAAcggaaattcaagttattttctTTTAATGCTAGCAGTCTTGCCCACTTTTCTCCCACTTGTCCTCATGTATTTTGTGAAAGTTCATCCCTCAGATGGAGGAGATAACAAGCAACTCTTGGATGGTTTTTCTCTCATTGCCCTTATCATTGCTGGTTATATTATGGCTCTTATCATATGGGAGAATGTAGGGACTATGGGATCACCAGCCCACATTTTGACTTTTCTAGTACTCGTCGTGTTACTTTCCTCCCCGATAACTATTGTAGTTAGAGGTCATATGAGGGACACTAGGGTTCAGTATGAAACCTCAAGTCCTGAAAGGACCCCATTGACAAATGCTGTTGGTCCATCTGAAGTTACCGAGCAAAGAAAAAGTGATGCATCATTGGCTGGGAAGTCTTGCTTGAAGAGTGATAGTAGTGCATATTGGCATGAGGCCCCTGACCGAGATGCGCAAATGCCCCAAATGGGAGAGAACTTGAGTATTTTGCAGGCCATGCAGACATGTGACTTTTGGCTGTTGTTTCTAGCTATGGCATGTGGTATGGGTTCAGGATTAGCCACAGTAAATAATATCAGTCAAATAGGAAGTTCATTGGGCTACAGAAGTGTGGAAACAAGTACCTTAATTTCTCTATGGAGTATATGGAATTTTCTTGGTCGTTTTGGCACAGGATACATTTCTGATTACTTCCTCCGCATACAAGGCTGTTCTAGGCCTATATTCATGGCTATAACACTTGCAACCATGAGCATTGGTCATGCCATAATATCTTCTGGCCTTCCTGGTGCTCTGTATGTTGGTTCTGTATTGGTTGGTGTGTGTTATGGTTCTCAGTGGTCACTAATGCCCACCATCACTTCAGAAATATTTGGTCTAAGGCATTTTGGCACCATATTTAATGCCATTTCCATTGCAAGCCCTTTAGGATCTTATATCCTCTCTGTAAGGGTTGTGGGATATATATACGACATGGAGGCATCTACATCTGACACGAGTACTTGCACAGGTATCCACTGCTTCATGCTATCTTTCCTCATTATGGCATCTGTGAGTCTTTTTGGGTCTATTGTTGCCTTGGCACTGTTCATTCGTACAAGAATATTCTATAAGCAGGTCATATTTGCAAGACTTCAACATTCAGTTATTATGTGA